The genomic region CGAAGCCAGCGAGATCGCCAAAGAATACTACCTGGCGATTCTGATGGATCGCGGTTCCTCTGCTCCTGTCATTATCGCATCGACAGAAGGGGGCGTAGACATCGAAGAGGTGGCCGAGAACACCCCCGAGAAAATCGTAAAAGTCGTTATCGATCCAACTATCGGACTCCAATTCCACCAAATGCGTGAGATTGCCTTCAAATTAGGCCTCAGCTCCAAAGAGCAACTCAAGCAAATGGGCAAAGTGCTCGGCGGTCTTTACAATCTGTTCTGGAAGAAAGATTGTAACATGGTCGAGATCAACCCGCTCGTCACCACACCCGTGGGCGACATCGTCGCACTCGATGCGAAAGTGAATTTCGATAGCAATGCCCTCTACCGGCACAAAGACATCCTTGAACTTCGCGACCTCGCCGAAGAAGATCCTAAAGAAGTCGAAGCTTCCAAATTCGACCTAAATTACGTCGCGCTCGACGGAAACATCGCCTGCATGGTGAACGGAGCTGGGCTCGCTATGTCCACCATGGACATCATCAACCACTTCGGTGGTGAACCTGCCAACTTCCTCGATGTAGGCGGCGGAGCGACTGAAGAAAACGTGACCGCGGCCTTCAAAATCATCCTCTCCGATCCAAAAGTTGAGGGAATTCTAGTCAATATCTTCGGTGGCATCATGAAGTGCGACATCATCGCACGCGGTGTCATTGCAGCGGCGAAAAACGTAAACATCGCCGTTCCCCTCGTCGTCCGCCTCGAAGGCACTAACGTCGATGCCGGCAAAGCACTTTTAGCCGAGAGCGGCCTGGCCATCACCTCAGCGGACAGCTTAGCCGATGCCGCCCAAAAGATCGTCAAACTCGTCGCAGAAGCGAAGTAACCCATTTACCGGAACCCAAATTACCTAATCCAATGAGCGTACTCGTAAACAAAGACTCACGCGTGATTTTCCAAGGGATCACCGGTAAAGCCGGTGGTTTTCACGCTGAACAGTGCATGGACTACGGCACCCAAGTAGTCGCCGGCGTCACGCCCGGCAAAGGCGGCCAAAAATTCCTCGATCGTGTGCCGATCTACGACACGGTAAAAGAGACCGTTGAAAAAGAAGGAGCAAACGTCTCCTGCATCTTCGTTCCGCCTCCCTTTGCTGCAGACGGCATTCTTGAGGCCATCGACGCCGGCATCGAGCTCATCATTTGCATCACTGAAGGTATTCCAGTCAAGGACATGGCCATCGTGAAAAAGAAGCTCCTCGAGAGCAATTCCCGCCTTATCGGTCCCAACTGCCCAGGCGTCATCACGCCCGGTGAGTGTAAAATCGGCATCATGCCCGGCTATATCCACAAGCCAGGCAAAGTAGGCATCGTCTCACGCTCCGGCACGCTCACTTACGAAGCGGTCTGGCAAATCACCAGTGCGGGCCATGGCCAATCAACGTGTATCGGCATCGGTGGTGACCCCATCAATGGCACCAGCCACATCGACGCTATCCAACTTTTCAATGAAGACCCAGAAACCGAAGCCATCATCATGATCGGTGAAATCGGGGGTTCAGCTGAGGAAGAAGCCGCCGCGTTCGTCAAAGAACACGTCAAAAAGCCTGTGGCTGCCTTCATCGCCGGAACCACGGCGCCTCCCGGACGCCGCATGGGCCACGCCGGAGCCATCGTCTCCGGT from Opitutales bacterium harbors:
- the sucC gene encoding ADP-forming succinate--CoA ligase subunit beta, whose protein sequence is MDIHEYQAKQLLADFGVPVPAGAPAQSVDDFESAIATLPDGPVVVKSQIHAGGRGKGTFTDGFQGGVKVLDSKADAAEIAGKMLNNTLVTHQTGAEGRVVKTVYFTEASEIAKEYYLAILMDRGSSAPVIIASTEGGVDIEEVAENTPEKIVKVVIDPTIGLQFHQMREIAFKLGLSSKEQLKQMGKVLGGLYNLFWKKDCNMVEINPLVTTPVGDIVALDAKVNFDSNALYRHKDILELRDLAEEDPKEVEASKFDLNYVALDGNIACMVNGAGLAMSTMDIINHFGGEPANFLDVGGGATEENVTAAFKIILSDPKVEGILVNIFGGIMKCDIIARGVIAAAKNVNIAVPLVVRLEGTNVDAGKALLAESGLAITSADSLADAAQKIVKLVAEAK
- the sucD gene encoding succinate--CoA ligase subunit alpha: MSVLVNKDSRVIFQGITGKAGGFHAEQCMDYGTQVVAGVTPGKGGQKFLDRVPIYDTVKETVEKEGANVSCIFVPPPFAADGILEAIDAGIELIICITEGIPVKDMAIVKKKLLESNSRLIGPNCPGVITPGECKIGIMPGYIHKPGKVGIVSRSGTLTYEAVWQITSAGHGQSTCIGIGGDPINGTSHIDAIQLFNEDPETEAIIMIGEIGGSAEEEAAAFVKEHVKKPVAAFIAGTTAPPGRRMGHAGAIVSGSSGSAEGKIAALKDAGIEVAETPSHMAEALFRVYK